One segment of Vibrio orientalis CIP 102891 = ATCC 33934 DNA contains the following:
- a CDS encoding DUF3379 domain-containing protein: MDELEFRRRIMSDPKQRDSEINAAIRSSDKNSQFADEILDLDKQIAQAMAVDVPDDLADRILFNQTSSVENNVVRPTFARRAMAMAASVAFVAGLLIGQINWGKIVVSPAQAGLASTAMKHVVEEKPFVEQLDEQVKSSQINAKMVPFDHEFSQSFPYHVYYLNHCGFGKSNAMHMVFQGEKGKVTLFFTGIPSEHATDFNKDGMAGIIEPMGNTSLILVGEEGEDVAKIAKNLANIIKPLN; this comes from the coding sequence ATGGATGAATTAGAGTTCCGTCGACGCATTATGTCCGACCCTAAACAGCGCGACAGCGAAATCAATGCCGCAATCAGAAGCAGCGACAAGAACAGTCAATTTGCTGATGAGATTCTGGATCTTGATAAGCAAATCGCTCAAGCAATGGCTGTCGATGTCCCTGATGATCTCGCCGACCGTATCCTGTTTAACCAAACTTCGTCTGTCGAAAATAACGTTGTACGACCGACCTTTGCTCGTCGAGCCATGGCAATGGCCGCATCGGTCGCCTTTGTCGCAGGTTTACTGATTGGCCAGATTAACTGGGGCAAAATTGTTGTCTCTCCTGCCCAAGCAGGCCTAGCGAGCACCGCAATGAAGCATGTGGTAGAAGAGAAGCCATTTGTCGAGCAGCTTGATGAACAAGTTAAGTCTTCGCAAATCAACGCCAAGATGGTGCCGTTTGACCATGAGTTTTCACAAAGTTTTCCTTACCATGTCTATTACTTAAATCACTGCGGATTTGGTAAATCCAATGCGATGCACATGGTTTTCCAAGGTGAAAAAGGCAAAGTTACCCTGTTCTTTACCGGCATTCCAAGTGAGCACGCCACCGACTTTAATAAAGATGGTATGGCAGGGATTATCGAACCGATGGGGAATACCAGCTTAATCCTTGTCGGTGAGGAGGGAGAAGATGTGGCGAAAATCGCGAAAAATCTGGCAAATATCATCAAACCTCTAAATTAA
- a CDS encoding sigma-70 family RNA polymerase sigma factor, with the protein MDRQRKYEALVRAYHRDLYRYAYWLCKDPTISEDLVQETCLRAWKSLDSLQDEKAAKSWLITILRRENARRFERKQFDLVDIDDHGNDAKVSDDPHHQTEWVQAQIMKLEEEYREPLFLQVVGGFSGEEIGEILDLNKNTVMTRLFRARNQLKEMLDSDSKQRGQQNG; encoded by the coding sequence ATGGACAGACAAAGAAAATATGAAGCGCTTGTAAGGGCCTATCATCGAGACTTGTATCGTTACGCATATTGGTTGTGTAAGGATCCGACTATTTCTGAGGATTTAGTTCAGGAGACGTGTCTACGCGCATGGAAGTCACTCGATAGCCTACAAGACGAGAAAGCGGCAAAGTCATGGCTTATCACCATATTAAGACGCGAGAACGCGCGCCGCTTTGAACGCAAACAGTTTGATTTAGTGGATATCGACGATCACGGCAATGATGCTAAAGTATCGGACGACCCCCATCACCAAACCGAGTGGGTTCAAGCTCAGATAATGAAGCTCGAAGAAGAGTATCGGGAGCCGCTGTTTTTACAAGTTGTGGGTGGCTTCAGTGGCGAAGAGATCGGAGAGATCCTTGACCTAAATAAAAACACCGTTATGACGCGGTTATTTAGGGCAAGGAACCAACTCAAAGAGATGTTAGATTCAGACAGTAAACAGAGAGGACAGCAAAATGGATGA
- the fadI gene encoding acetyl-CoA C-acyltransferase FadI, with translation MGKQEVKTRSGERVAIVAGLRTPFARQSTEFSQVPAVDLGKMVVSDMLARTEIDPKLIEQVVFGQVVQMPEAPNIAREIVLGTGMNIHTDAYSVTRACATSFQSAVNVAESIMSGTIDVGIAGGADSSSVLPIGVSKKLAANLLALSKTKTLSQKLKILKTLSLKDLMPVPPAVAEYSTGLSMGQTAEQMAKSHGISRQAQDELAHRSHTLAAQAWNDGKIEGEVMTAFPEPYKKWISKDNNIREDSTMEGYAKLRPAFDRQYGSVTAANSTPLTDGAAAIMLMREGKAKELGLDIMGYIRSYAFSAIGVESDMLMGPSYATPMALDRAGITLADLTLIDMHEAFAAQALSNVKMFGSDKFAQEKLGRAKAIGEIDMDKFNVLGGSIAYGHPFAATGARMITQTLRELQRRGGGLALNTACAAGGLGAAMVLEVE, from the coding sequence ATGGGCAAGCAGGAAGTGAAAACTCGCTCAGGAGAACGTGTGGCAATTGTCGCAGGTTTGCGCACGCCTTTTGCACGTCAAAGTACCGAATTTAGCCAAGTACCAGCCGTGGATTTAGGCAAAATGGTGGTGAGCGATATGCTTGCTCGTACCGAAATTGACCCTAAGTTGATTGAACAAGTGGTATTTGGTCAGGTAGTTCAAATGCCTGAAGCGCCAAACATCGCTCGTGAGATTGTGTTAGGCACAGGTATGAATATCCATACTGACGCGTACAGTGTGACGCGCGCTTGTGCGACCAGCTTTCAATCAGCGGTCAATGTCGCTGAAAGTATCATGTCGGGCACCATTGATGTCGGCATTGCGGGCGGTGCGGATTCCTCTTCTGTATTACCAATTGGTGTTTCAAAAAAGCTAGCGGCAAATTTACTTGCGCTAAGCAAAACCAAAACGTTGAGTCAAAAACTCAAGATCCTAAAAACATTGTCATTGAAAGATTTAATGCCAGTGCCACCTGCTGTCGCTGAGTATTCAACGGGTCTATCAATGGGCCAAACCGCCGAGCAGATGGCAAAATCACACGGAATTAGCCGCCAAGCGCAGGATGAACTTGCGCATCGTTCACATACTTTGGCAGCGCAAGCTTGGAACGACGGAAAAATTGAAGGGGAGGTGATGACTGCTTTCCCTGAGCCGTACAAAAAGTGGATTTCAAAAGATAACAACATCCGTGAAGATTCTACGATGGAAGGCTATGCGAAGTTACGTCCAGCATTCGATCGACAATATGGCAGTGTGACTGCGGCGAACAGTACGCCTTTAACCGATGGCGCAGCAGCGATCATGCTGATGCGTGAAGGCAAAGCGAAAGAGCTTGGCCTAGATATCATGGGTTACATTCGCTCATACGCATTTTCAGCGATTGGTGTTGAAAGCGATATGCTGATGGGGCCTTCTTATGCGACTCCAATGGCTCTAGATCGCGCAGGTATCACGCTAGCAGATTTGACTTTGATAGATATGCATGAGGCTTTTGCCGCTCAAGCTCTGTCTAACGTGAAGATGTTCGGTAGTGACAAGTTTGCGCAAGAAAAACTTGGCCGAGCAAAAGCGATCGGCGAGATCGATATGGATAAGTTTAATGTTCTTGGGGGCTCTATCGCTTATGGTCACCCATTTGCAGCGACTGGCGCACGTATGATCACTCAAACATTAAGAGAGCTACAACGCCGAGGTGGTGGTCTTGCACTTAACACGGCTTGTGCAGCAGGTGGTTTGGGCGCGGCAATGGTACTGGAGGTAGAGTAA